The Ancylobacter sp. WKF20 genome contains a region encoding:
- a CDS encoding YoaK family protein, which translates to MPTAYRPLIFASLATLIAGFVDAVGYAHLGGLFLSFMSGNSTRLGIQIANAHWDLAGLTATIIASFVLGAFVGTRVADATGDWKLVSILGVEVALFALAAGLTAAGLGVSSLVPVAVAMGMQNSVHQIIAGADIGKSFVTGALFGLGQSLARLSKGTSKPAEAIAYAGSWGCFVVGAGIGALMLDAAGLSRALISGAVLLAGLSLTAWAFHGHLIHPVGRSGGD; encoded by the coding sequence ATGCCCACGGCCTATCGCCCGCTCATCTTCGCCAGCCTGGCCACGCTGATCGCCGGCTTTGTCGACGCGGTCGGCTATGCGCATCTGGGTGGACTGTTCCTCTCCTTCATGAGCGGCAACAGCACGCGCCTCGGCATCCAGATCGCCAACGCCCATTGGGATCTCGCCGGGCTCACCGCCACCATCATCGCCAGCTTCGTGCTCGGCGCCTTTGTCGGCACGCGGGTGGCCGATGCCACCGGTGACTGGAAGCTGGTGAGCATTCTCGGCGTCGAGGTGGCGCTGTTCGCGCTGGCGGCCGGGCTCACCGCCGCCGGGCTCGGCGTGTCCTCGCTGGTGCCGGTGGCCGTGGCGATGGGCATGCAGAACAGCGTGCACCAGATCATCGCCGGCGCCGATATCGGCAAGAGCTTCGTCACCGGGGCGCTGTTCGGCCTCGGCCAGTCGCTGGCGCGGCTGTCCAAGGGCACGAGCAAGCCGGCCGAGGCCATCGCCTATGCGGGCTCCTGGGGCTGTTTCGTCGTGGGTGCCGGCATCGGCGCCCTGATGCTGGACGCCGCCGGCCTCAGCCGGGCGCTCATCAGCGGCGCGGTGCTGCTGGCGGGGCTATCGCTGACCGCCTGGGCGTTTCACGGCCACCTCATCCATCCGGTCGGCCGCTCCGGCGGCGACTGA
- a CDS encoding sulfite exporter TauE/SafE family protein, translating into MLPIDPAFAAAAVLAAFCVGMGKGGVPMIGTLSVPIMALVMPPIAAAGLLLPVYVVSDMFGVWAYRREFSRRVLAIVIPAAAIGIAIGWATASIVTDAMVEVIVGLIGLAFCLVRWFGNVGATPRPADIPRGLFWGAVSGFTSFVTHGGAPPYQMYVLPQRLPKMVYAGTTTIAFAAINAMKLPPYWALGQLNPSNLKITAALMPVAILATFAGVWVTRRLPEKLFYRLIVVALFLLSLKLLWDGTRGMLGI; encoded by the coding sequence ATGCTCCCCATTGATCCGGCCTTTGCCGCCGCCGCCGTCCTCGCGGCCTTCTGCGTCGGCATGGGCAAGGGCGGCGTGCCGATGATCGGCACGCTCTCCGTGCCGATCATGGCGCTGGTCATGCCGCCCATCGCCGCCGCCGGCCTGCTGTTGCCGGTCTATGTGGTCAGCGACATGTTCGGCGTCTGGGCCTATCGGCGCGAATTCTCCCGCCGCGTGCTCGCCATCGTCATTCCCGCCGCCGCCATCGGCATTGCCATTGGCTGGGCGACCGCTTCCATCGTCACCGATGCGATGGTGGAGGTGATCGTCGGGCTGATCGGCCTCGCCTTCTGCCTCGTGCGCTGGTTCGGCAATGTCGGGGCGACGCCGCGCCCGGCCGATATTCCACGCGGCCTGTTCTGGGGCGCGGTGTCCGGCTTCACCAGCTTCGTCACCCATGGCGGGGCGCCGCCCTACCAGATGTATGTGCTGCCGCAGCGCCTGCCGAAAATGGTCTATGCCGGCACCACCACCATCGCCTTCGCCGCCATCAACGCGATGAAGCTCCCGCCCTATTGGGCGCTCGGCCAGCTCAACCCGTCCAATCTCAAGATCACCGCCGCGCTGATGCCGGTGGCGATCCTCGCCACCTTCGCCGGCGTCTGGGTGACGCGCCGCCTGCCGGAGAAGCTGTTCTACCGGCTGATCGTGGTCGCGCTGTTCCTGCTCTCGCTGAAGCTCTTGTGGGACGGCACGCGCGGCATGCTCGGGATCTAA
- a CDS encoding MFS transporter, with protein MSAAAAAPHRPPGGRSLFITGLGVGQVISWGTLYYSFPLIAQAMGVELGWSKAELYGAATLGLALAGLVAYPVGAGIDAGYGRLIMAGGSVLAGLLFMLWSQAESMALFYLAVAGIGAMQAATLYDPAFAVVARRVGPLQARGGITALTLWGGFASTVFIPLVQLLLDAVGWRDTLMILGAINILVAAVLNFVVIDPRADAPIAPPRPQDEAPGRSAIAEVMRQPAFWALAIAFTAYAVVFSGFTFHAYPLLIERGFDTHTVVSAIAIIGPAQVTGRIALWVLAPRAPMRLVGALAVAEFPVAFLALEFMPPDFVWVALFGMVFGAVNGITTIVRGLVVPEMLTRRAYGAVNGAMAVPATIARALAPVGMAGLWTLTGSYDAVLTAIILAALVVAAGFWSAVFFTRGADRV; from the coding sequence ATGAGCGCCGCCGCCGCCGCCCCGCACCGGCCCCCCGGCGGGCGCAGCCTGTTCATCACCGGGCTCGGCGTCGGGCAGGTGATTTCCTGGGGCACGCTCTATTACAGCTTCCCGCTGATCGCGCAGGCCATGGGGGTCGAGCTTGGCTGGTCCAAGGCCGAGCTTTATGGCGCGGCGACGCTCGGCCTCGCGCTCGCCGGCCTCGTCGCCTATCCGGTCGGCGCGGGCATCGATGCCGGTTATGGCCGGCTCATCATGGCCGGCGGCTCGGTGCTGGCGGGGCTGCTGTTCATGCTGTGGTCCCAGGCCGAAAGCATGGCGCTGTTCTACCTCGCGGTCGCCGGCATCGGCGCCATGCAGGCGGCAACGCTCTACGACCCCGCCTTCGCCGTGGTCGCGCGCCGCGTCGGCCCGCTTCAGGCGCGCGGCGGCATCACCGCGCTGACCCTGTGGGGCGGCTTCGCCTCCACCGTCTTCATCCCGCTGGTGCAGCTTCTCCTCGACGCGGTGGGCTGGCGCGACACGCTGATGATCCTCGGCGCGATCAACATTCTAGTCGCGGCGGTGCTGAACTTCGTCGTGATCGACCCGCGCGCGGACGCGCCCATCGCCCCGCCGCGCCCGCAGGACGAAGCGCCCGGCCGCTCGGCTATCGCCGAGGTGATGCGCCAGCCCGCCTTCTGGGCGCTCGCCATCGCCTTCACCGCCTATGCGGTAGTGTTCTCGGGCTTCACCTTCCACGCCTACCCGCTGCTGATCGAGCGCGGCTTCGACACGCATACGGTGGTGAGCGCCATCGCCATCATCGGCCCGGCGCAGGTGACCGGGCGCATCGCGCTTTGGGTGCTGGCGCCGCGCGCGCCGATGCGCCTTGTTGGCGCGCTCGCCGTCGCGGAGTTCCCGGTGGCCTTCCTGGCGCTGGAATTCATGCCGCCGGACTTCGTCTGGGTGGCGCTGTTCGGCATGGTGTTCGGCGCGGTGAACGGCATCACCACCATCGTGCGCGGCCTCGTCGTGCCGGAAATGCTGACGCGGCGGGCCTATGGCGCGGTGAACGGGGCGATGGCCGTGCCCGCCACCATCGCGCGGGCGCTGGCCCCCGTCGGCATGGCGGGGCTGTGGACCCTGACCGGCTCCTATGACGCGGTGCTTACCGCCATCATCCTCGCCGCGCTGGTGGTCGCCGCCGGCTTCTGGAGCGCGGTGTTTTTCACGCGCGGCGCCGACCGGGTTTAG
- a CDS encoding VTT domain-containing protein: MPQLAEDMMENALAERPTPVKASPPAPLSEGPVLRPGRNVWRIEHAPRAAIIADGANYFGALRRALIEARETIHIAGWDLDSRMKLVGPEGTADDGLPETLAAFLSALVARNPRLRVRLLLWDYSVLFAFERELTPIYSFLWSTPPQIELCLDDSLPLGASHHQKIVVIDDAMAFSGGLDLTRRRWDTSDHVPDDPRRIDPTGAAYAPFHDVQMAVDGAAASALGRLFRDRWKRAACERLPPPRRRVTTDRWPEGLAPDFRDIGIGISRTLPAFEAEPEVREVEALFFDMIDSAERQLYLENQFFTCERFTERLIARLRERPALEAIIVVPQGYRSWFEHQSMGAGRARVLQRLDASGVADRVRVVFPQVEGEGEGDAASAPIMVHSKVTIVDDRLLRIGSANLCNRSMGFDSECDLVIDADDADERAAVLAVRDRMLGEHLGLSAEEVGAAIERAGSLTALIDNAAPAKGRRLVPVPREGEADMLIGIDSLADPVEPIYEERPEEAARNPRKRWLVALGVAALVVVGLLIAWAYSPLSEPERIIAALDSIAHRPWAPAFMVGVFIVAGFLIFPVSVLIVATVALFGGWTGALIAGIGAMASALATYGIGRRLGSGLVRRFIGPRINRIRRRLTESGVLAVATVRMVPVAPFTVVNLVAGAAGVRFLDYTAGTALGLLPGLVVLTALGRQIVDVISQPSLGSVAMLAGFVVLWILVSLGLQMLVARMRGRA, encoded by the coding sequence ATGCCGCAGCTCGCCGAAGACATGATGGAAAACGCGCTCGCCGAGCGCCCGACGCCGGTCAAGGCCTCCCCGCCCGCGCCGCTGTCGGAAGGGCCGGTGCTGCGGCCGGGCCGCAATGTCTGGCGCATCGAGCACGCCCCGCGCGCCGCAATCATCGCCGATGGCGCGAATTATTTCGGCGCGCTGCGCCGCGCGCTGATCGAGGCGCGCGAGACCATCCACATCGCCGGCTGGGATCTCGACAGCCGCATGAAGCTGGTCGGCCCGGAGGGCACCGCCGATGACGGCCTGCCGGAGACGCTCGCCGCCTTCCTCTCGGCGCTGGTGGCGCGCAACCCGCGCCTGCGCGTGCGGCTGCTGCTGTGGGACTATTCCGTGCTGTTCGCCTTCGAGCGCGAGCTGACGCCGATCTATTCCTTCCTGTGGTCCACCCCGCCGCAGATCGAGCTGTGCCTCGACGATTCGCTCCCGCTCGGCGCCTCGCACCACCAGAAGATCGTGGTGATCGACGACGCCATGGCGTTTTCCGGCGGGCTCGACCTCACCCGCCGGCGCTGGGACACCAGCGACCATGTGCCGGACGACCCGCGCCGGATCGACCCGACGGGCGCGGCCTACGCCCCGTTCCATGATGTGCAGATGGCGGTCGATGGCGCCGCCGCGTCCGCCCTCGGCCGGCTTTTTCGCGACCGCTGGAAGCGCGCGGCCTGCGAGCGCCTGCCCCCGCCCCGCCGGCGCGTCACCACTGACCGCTGGCCCGAGGGGCTGGCGCCGGATTTCCGCGACATCGGCATCGGCATTTCCCGCACCCTGCCCGCCTTCGAGGCGGAGCCGGAGGTGCGCGAGGTCGAGGCGCTGTTCTTCGACATGATCGACAGCGCCGAGCGCCAACTCTACCTCGAGAATCAGTTCTTCACCTGCGAGCGCTTCACCGAGCGGCTGATCGCGCGGCTGCGCGAGCGGCCCGCGCTCGAAGCCATCATCGTCGTGCCGCAGGGCTACCGCAGCTGGTTCGAGCACCAGTCCATGGGCGCCGGCCGCGCCCGCGTGCTGCAGCGGCTCGATGCCTCCGGCGTCGCCGACCGCGTGCGCGTCGTCTTCCCGCAGGTGGAGGGCGAGGGCGAGGGTGACGCGGCGTCGGCCCCGATCATGGTGCATTCCAAGGTCACCATCGTCGACGACCGGCTGCTGCGCATCGGCTCGGCCAATCTGTGCAACCGCTCCATGGGCTTCGACAGCGAGTGCGACCTCGTGATCGACGCCGATGACGCGGATGAACGCGCGGCCGTGCTCGCCGTGCGCGACCGCATGCTCGGCGAGCATCTCGGCCTTTCCGCCGAGGAGGTCGGCGCCGCCATCGAGCGCGCCGGCTCGCTCACCGCCCTCATCGACAACGCCGCGCCCGCCAAGGGGCGCCGTCTCGTGCCGGTGCCGCGCGAGGGCGAGGCGGACATGCTGATCGGCATCGATTCCCTCGCCGATCCCGTCGAGCCGATCTATGAGGAGCGCCCGGAAGAGGCCGCCCGCAACCCGCGCAAGCGCTGGCTGGTGGCGCTCGGCGTCGCCGCGCTGGTGGTGGTGGGGCTGCTGATCGCCTGGGCCTATTCCCCGCTCTCCGAGCCCGAGCGCATCATCGCCGCGCTGGACAGCATCGCCCACCGGCCCTGGGCGCCGGCCTTCATGGTCGGTGTCTTCATCGTTGCCGGTTTCCTCATCTTCCCGGTCTCGGTGCTCATCGTGGCCACCGTCGCTTTGTTCGGCGGCTGGACCGGGGCGCTGATCGCCGGCATCGGCGCCATGGCGAGCGCGCTCGCCACCTATGGCATCGGCCGCCGGCTGGGTTCCGGGCTGGTGCGCCGCTTTATCGGCCCGCGCATCAACCGCATCCGCCGCCGCCTCACCGAAAGCGGCGTGCTGGCGGTGGCGACGGTGCGCATGGTGCCGGTGGCGCCCTTCACCGTGGTCAACCTCGTCGCCGGCGCGGCGGGCGTGCGCTTTCTCGACTACACGGCGGGCACCGCGCTGGGGCTGCTTCCCGGCCTCGTCGTGCTCACCGCGCTCGGCCGGCAGATCGTCGATGTCATCAGCCAGCCCTCGCTGGGCAGCGTCGCCATGCTGGCCGGCTTCGTCGTGCTGTGGATCCTGGTCTCGCTCGGCCTGCAAATGCTGGTGGCGCGGATGCGGGGCCGCGCGTGA
- a CDS encoding chromate transporter, which produces MSGTVEPAPAEDAGGYSLPRDVSLWEIFVTFLVIGATSFGGGVVAYLRAGLVLKKRWLDEEHFMSALEISQALPGLNATNMSIIVGDRLRGVPGSIIAFLGITLPGAALVMLLGVLYASNAHNPYVNAALVGVGAAAVGMLTAVTVQIGRKQFGGLIDAAIIAVTVLMVSVLHISLVWVLITVGPAAVFIYRPRKDVPPETGE; this is translated from the coding sequence ATGAGCGGCACCGTCGAGCCCGCCCCGGCGGAGGATGCCGGCGGCTACAGCCTGCCGCGCGACGTCTCGCTGTGGGAGATTTTCGTCACCTTCCTGGTCATCGGCGCCACCAGCTTCGGCGGCGGCGTCGTCGCTTATCTGCGCGCCGGGCTGGTGCTGAAGAAGCGCTGGCTCGACGAGGAGCACTTCATGTCGGCGCTGGAGATCTCGCAGGCGCTGCCGGGGCTCAACGCGACCAATATGAGCATCATCGTCGGCGACCGGCTGCGCGGCGTGCCCGGCTCGATCATCGCCTTTCTCGGCATCACCCTGCCCGGCGCGGCGCTGGTGATGCTGCTCGGCGTGCTCTACGCCTCGAACGCGCATAATCCTTATGTCAACGCCGCGCTGGTCGGCGTTGGCGCCGCGGCGGTGGGCATGCTCACCGCGGTGACCGTGCAGATCGGCCGCAAGCAGTTCGGCGGGCTGATCGACGCCGCCATCATCGCTGTCACCGTGCTGATGGTGAGCGTGCTGCACATCTCGCTGGTCTGGGTGCTCATCACCGTCGGCCCGGCAGCGGTGTTCATCTATCGCCCCCGCAAGGACGTGCCACCGGAGACCGGCGAATGA
- a CDS encoding AIM24 family protein has product MRSKIIGTTLPVLEIYLEAGERVVGVPDQLSWMSGDIAMTTSTAVGGGGGGGLFGLVSRAVSGGGLFMTEFAAQRGAGNVAFAAKLPGTIIEVEVTRERGYLVHRHGFVCGTPGVEIASAFQQTLGGAVFGGEGFILQRLSGDAKAWIEVGGEIVTYDLQPGQFLMVHPGHVGFFEDSVSFELTAIRGVRNALFGGDGLFLVKLSGPGKVWLQTLTAPGLAHTISHYLPAKQG; this is encoded by the coding sequence ATGCGCTCGAAGATCATCGGCACCACCCTGCCCGTGCTCGAAATCTATCTGGAAGCCGGCGAAAGGGTGGTCGGCGTGCCCGACCAGCTTTCCTGGATGTCCGGCGACATCGCCATGACCACCTCGACCGCCGTGGGCGGCGGTGGGGGTGGCGGCCTGTTCGGGCTGGTCAGCCGCGCGGTCTCCGGCGGCGGGCTGTTCATGACCGAGTTCGCCGCCCAGCGCGGGGCGGGCAATGTGGCCTTCGCCGCCAAGCTGCCGGGCACCATCATCGAGGTCGAGGTGACGCGCGAGCGCGGCTATCTCGTCCACCGCCACGGCTTTGTCTGCGGCACGCCGGGGGTCGAGATCGCCTCCGCCTTCCAGCAGACGCTGGGCGGGGCGGTGTTCGGCGGGGAGGGCTTCATCCTCCAGCGGCTCTCGGGCGACGCCAAGGCCTGGATCGAGGTCGGTGGCGAGATCGTCACCTATGATCTCCAGCCCGGCCAGTTCCTCATGGTGCATCCCGGCCATGTCGGCTTTTTCGAGGACAGCGTGTCCTTCGAGCTCACCGCCATTCGCGGCGTGCGCAACGCGCTATTCGGCGGTGACGGGCTGTTCCTGGTGAAGCTGTCCGGCCCCGGCAAGGTGTGGCTGCAGACCCTGACCGCGCCGGGCCTTGCCCACACGATCAGCCATTACCTGCCAGCCAAGCAGGGGTGA
- a CDS encoding endonuclease/exonuclease/phosphatase family protein: protein MNAVQPRPSAATLKVMSWNIHGGVGPDGAFDLDRIAALIARHKPDILALQEIDTRGRGIECLAPLEGLGIGHFTEARTIVAPDGHYGHALFSRWPTRAVELHDLSVRRREPRIAIEAQVLTPSGPLHVVAVHVGLAIGERRRQVMTLAAMAKRRRPLPTVMMGDFNDWFSFGLVTRTLTRVLPERTELRSFPARWPVMRLDRIYGSHEGMIARAWTDREARFASDHLPVIAEIRLPSGTAAWEPAGEGDVAPDWWQTGGSVHGAATDSRQPVSLTDPAGRPAPAGAGPDAGTDPRPGAPAGA, encoded by the coding sequence GTGAACGCCGTGCAGCCCCGTCCCTCGGCCGCGACGCTGAAGGTGATGAGCTGGAACATCCATGGCGGGGTCGGGCCGGATGGCGCTTTCGACCTCGACCGCATCGCCGCGCTGATCGCCCGCCACAAGCCGGATATACTTGCCCTTCAGGAGATCGACACGCGTGGGCGTGGCATTGAGTGCCTCGCCCCGCTGGAGGGGCTCGGCATCGGCCATTTCACCGAGGCGCGCACCATCGTCGCGCCGGACGGGCATTACGGCCACGCCCTGTTCTCGCGCTGGCCGACGCGGGCCGTCGAGCTGCACGACCTCTCCGTGCGCCGGCGCGAGCCGCGCATCGCGATCGAGGCGCAGGTGCTGACGCCTTCGGGCCCGCTGCATGTGGTCGCCGTCCATGTCGGGCTGGCGATCGGCGAGCGGCGCCGGCAGGTGATGACGCTCGCCGCCATGGCCAAGCGCCGCCGGCCGCTGCCGACGGTGATGATGGGGGATTTCAACGACTGGTTCTCCTTCGGGCTGGTGACCCGCACGCTGACCCGCGTGCTGCCCGAGCGCACCGAGCTGCGCAGCTTCCCCGCCCGCTGGCCGGTGATGCGGCTCGACCGTATCTATGGCAGCCATGAGGGCATGATCGCGCGAGCCTGGACCGACCGCGAGGCGCGCTTCGCCTCCGACCACCTGCCCGTCATCGCCGAGATCCGCCTGCCGTCGGGCACGGCGGCGTGGGAACCCGCGGGCGAGGGGGACGTTGCCCCGGACTGGTGGCAGACCGGAGGCTCAGTCCATGGCGCCGCAACTGACTCCCGACAACCCGTCTCCCTCACCGATCCCGCCGGGAGGCCCGCCCCTGCCGGGGCCGGCCCCGACGCCGGAACCGATCCGCGACCCGGTGCGCCCGCCGGTGCGTGA
- a CDS encoding M20 family metallopeptidase, giving the protein MSEQQSQAGIVPALAAQAGELTQWRRTLHAMPETAFEEHRTSAFVAERLESFGLPVVRGLAGTGLVATLKGTRGAGPSIGLRADMDALDILEATNLPYHSDTPGKMHACGHDGHMTMLLGAARHLAANPDFAGTVHFIFQPAEENEGGGKVMVEQGLFERFPMDQVYGLHNWPNAPFGTVLGRHGPMFAAFDIFEVKVIGRGAHAAMPQRGIDPVLAASLIVAQLQSIVARSVSPQEAAVVTVTQIHGGDTWNVIPDEVVLRGTVRTFAKEVRDLIETRFRAVVEGVCAAQGANAEIRYERRYPATVNWPTQLETAFAAARATVGADKVVTDFEPIMAAEDFAYMLEAVPGAYVCLASGPGPNLHNAAYDFNDALLPIGASYWVNLVHSLLRPAA; this is encoded by the coding sequence ATGAGCGAACAGCAGTCACAGGCCGGCATTGTTCCTGCGCTCGCGGCGCAGGCCGGGGAACTCACCCAGTGGCGGCGCACGCTGCACGCGATGCCGGAAACCGCCTTCGAGGAGCACCGCACCAGCGCTTTTGTCGCCGAGCGGCTGGAGAGCTTCGGCCTGCCGGTGGTGCGCGGCCTTGCCGGCACCGGTCTGGTGGCGACGCTGAAGGGCACGCGGGGCGCCGGCCCCTCCATCGGCCTGCGCGCCGACATGGACGCGCTCGACATTCTGGAAGCCACCAACCTGCCCTACCACTCGGACACGCCGGGCAAGATGCACGCCTGCGGCCATGACGGGCACATGACCATGCTGCTCGGCGCCGCCCGGCATCTGGCGGCGAACCCGGATTTCGCCGGCACGGTGCATTTCATCTTCCAGCCGGCCGAGGAAAATGAGGGCGGCGGCAAGGTGATGGTCGAGCAGGGCCTGTTCGAGCGCTTCCCGATGGATCAGGTCTATGGCCTGCACAACTGGCCGAACGCCCCCTTCGGCACGGTGCTCGGCCGGCATGGCCCGATGTTCGCCGCCTTCGACATTTTCGAGGTGAAGGTGATCGGGCGCGGCGCCCATGCCGCCATGCCCCAGCGCGGCATCGACCCGGTGCTGGCGGCCTCGCTCATCGTCGCCCAGCTGCAAAGCATCGTCGCCCGCTCGGTGAGCCCGCAGGAGGCGGCGGTCGTCACCGTCACGCAGATCCATGGCGGCGACACCTGGAACGTCATTCCCGACGAGGTGGTGCTGCGCGGCACGGTGCGCACCTTCGCCAAAGAGGTGCGCGACCTCATTGAGACGCGCTTCCGTGCGGTCGTCGAGGGCGTCTGCGCCGCGCAGGGAGCAAACGCCGAGATCCGCTATGAGCGGCGCTACCCGGCGACGGTGAACTGGCCGACCCAGCTGGAGACCGCCTTCGCCGCCGCCCGCGCCACGGTCGGCGCCGACAAGGTGGTGACGGATTTCGAGCCGATCATGGCGGCGGAGGATTTCGCCTACATGCTGGAGGCGGTGCCCGGCGCCTATGTGTGCCTGGCCAGCGGGCCGGGACCGAACCTGCACAACGCCGCATATGATTTCAACGACGCGCTGCTGCCGATCGGCGCCAGCTACTGGGTCAACCTCGTCCATTCCCTGCTGCGCCCGGCGGCCTGA
- the tal gene encoding transaldolase: MPSKLDQLRSMTVVVSDTGDIETVRRLKPQDCTTNPTLLLKAAEMPAYAPLVDEAIAWGQTQSGAREAVVDATCDRLALNFGAELSKIVPGRVSTEVDADLSFDTQATLAKARRFIADYEARGVGRERILIKIASTWEGIRAAEVLQKEGIDCNLTLLFSMAQAVAAADAGAFLISPFVGRILDWHVKAGEGPFTSETDPGVKSVREIYAYYKTHGISTVVMGASFRNTGEIEALAGCDRLTIGPSLLDDLAKDEGVLERKLDPAKIDVTPAKIVLDEKAFRFALNEDAMATEKLSEGIRQFVKDLRTLRGLVAKRLEGAKAA; the protein is encoded by the coding sequence ATGCCGTCCAAGCTCGACCAACTCCGCTCCATGACCGTCGTCGTCTCCGATACCGGCGACATCGAGACGGTCCGCCGGCTCAAGCCGCAGGACTGCACCACCAACCCGACCCTGCTGCTCAAGGCGGCGGAGATGCCGGCCTATGCGCCGCTGGTCGACGAGGCGATCGCATGGGGCCAGACCCAGAGCGGGGCGCGCGAGGCGGTGGTGGACGCCACCTGTGACCGGCTGGCGCTGAATTTCGGCGCCGAGCTCTCCAAGATCGTGCCCGGCCGCGTCTCCACCGAGGTGGACGCCGACCTCTCCTTCGACACGCAGGCGACGCTCGCCAAGGCGCGGCGCTTCATCGCCGATTACGAGGCGCGCGGTGTCGGCCGCGAGCGCATCCTCATCAAGATCGCCTCGACCTGGGAAGGCATCCGCGCCGCCGAAGTGCTGCAGAAGGAAGGCATCGACTGCAACCTGACGCTGCTCTTCTCCATGGCGCAGGCGGTGGCGGCGGCCGATGCCGGCGCCTTCCTCATCTCGCCCTTCGTCGGTCGCATCCTCGACTGGCACGTCAAGGCGGGCGAGGGCCCCTTCACCTCGGAGACCGATCCGGGCGTGAAGTCGGTGCGCGAGATCTACGCCTATTACAAGACGCACGGCATCAGCACCGTGGTGATGGGCGCCTCCTTCCGCAACACCGGCGAAATCGAGGCGCTGGCGGGCTGCGACCGGCTGACCATCGGCCCCTCGCTGCTCGACGACCTCGCCAAGGATGAGGGCGTGCTGGAGCGCAAGCTCGACCCGGCGAAGATCGACGTGACCCCCGCCAAGATCGTGCTCGACGAGAAGGCCTTCCGCTTCGCCCTCAACGAGGACGCGATGGCGACCGAGAAGCTGTCGGAAGGCATCCGCCAGTTCGTCAAGGATCTGCGCACGCTGCGCGGGCTGGTCGCCAAGCGGCTGGAAGGCGCGAAGGCCGCCTGA
- a CDS encoding DUF6101 family protein — protein sequence MMRPFRAAARAAEPIFPYVCLERPRAATDWPLVFQSIDPPADNGVRRVELHPDHLVLRRRTAGVPMKLTLPLAAYQGLAVALLDPQGEDEGVAIVLVHADPALSVTLYSAPHIDDVVAEWRGWSAALGLPMLVTEADGTRRPAYGMIGRVTVATPRLRRRGRGALKHRRPTMLRRRAAGRPLGDLDVHRGERELIARD from the coding sequence CTGGAACGCCCGCGGGCGGCGACCGACTGGCCGCTGGTGTTCCAGTCGATCGACCCCCCCGCCGACAATGGCGTGCGCCGGGTAGAGCTGCATCCTGACCATCTGGTGCTGCGCCGGCGCACGGCTGGCGTGCCGATGAAGCTCACTCTGCCGCTCGCGGCCTATCAGGGCCTCGCGGTCGCGCTGCTCGACCCGCAGGGCGAGGATGAGGGCGTCGCCATCGTGCTGGTCCATGCCGATCCGGCGCTGTCGGTGACGCTCTATTCCGCGCCGCATATCGACGATGTCGTCGCCGAATGGCGCGGCTGGAGCGCGGCGCTCGGCCTGCCCATGCTGGTGACGGAAGCCGACGGTACCCGCCGCCCGGCCTATGGCATGATCGGGCGCGTCACGGTCGCCACGCCCCGGCTGCGCCGGCGCGGGCGCGGCGCGCTCAAGCACCGCCGCCCGACCATGCTGCGCCGCCGTGCCGCCGGCCGTCCGCTCGGCGATCTCGACGTGCATCGTGGCGAGCGCGAGCTGATCGCGCGGGACTGA
- a CDS encoding chromate transporter gives MNENLSVLAVFSLLSVLAVGGGAAVLPETKALVVETHHWLNDDQFRDIYGLGQVVPGPNMLMVMVIGYHVTGYTGALLAFLGFFVPAGIISWGASRVWDHFEGSPWRASLQKGMAPLVVGLMAAGAISIAKTAIDGALTVAIAVAVFLGVFFVKKVNPAIFVLGGGVVGLALLS, from the coding sequence ATGAATGAGAACCTCTCCGTCCTCGCGGTCTTCTCGTTGCTCTCGGTGCTCGCGGTCGGCGGCGGCGCGGCGGTGCTGCCGGAAACCAAGGCGCTGGTGGTGGAAACCCATCACTGGCTGAATGACGACCAGTTCCGCGACATCTATGGCCTCGGCCAGGTGGTGCCGGGCCCGAACATGCTGATGGTGATGGTGATCGGCTATCACGTCACCGGCTATACCGGCGCGCTGCTGGCCTTTCTCGGCTTCTTCGTGCCGGCGGGTATCATCTCCTGGGGCGCCTCGCGGGTCTGGGACCATTTCGAGGGCTCGCCCTGGCGCGCCTCGCTGCAGAAGGGCATGGCGCCGCTGGTGGTCGGGCTGATGGCGGCGGGCGCCATTTCCATCGCCAAGACGGCGATCGACGGCGCGCTCACCGTCGCCATCGCGGTGGCGGTGTTCCTCGGCGTGTTCTTCGTCAAGAAGGTCAACCCCGCCATCTTCGTGCTCGGCGGGGGCGTGGTCGGGCTGGCTTTGCTGAGCTGA